The Apus apus isolate bApuApu2 chromosome 8, bApuApu2.pri.cur, whole genome shotgun sequence genome has a window encoding:
- the TRIM59 gene encoding tripartite motif-containing protein 59, whose protein sequence is MHHFEEELTCSICYSIFEDPRVLPCSHTFCRNCLEGVIQLSSNFSIWRPLRVPLKCPNCRSIVEIPAAGTEALPINFALKAIIEKYQQEDHLDVTTCSEHYRQPLNVYCLLDRKLVCGHCLTIGKHNGHPIDDLHSAYRKEKEASGKLLEQLTDKHWTDVCLLIEKLKEQKFQCESIIQEDKKAVVQYFRKLSDTLEHKKQALLAALDEINTHILEEYEPLIEKLKKIRGEQLELMSLNTSIQKEESPLVFLEKVNDLHQRVRALKQKQLPDVKPVEIHPRIGHLLKDVWSKTEIRQINKLLTPKIELIPKRKLHSKGSGKEGRRPKELLQAVNPLAGLLLFVLLVVTLISLHKTASSVAIKAIPAYISEFLLFIYRDFCFNFQNVEDVLMEFLARITSLCLFQQFN, encoded by the coding sequence ATGCATCACTTTGAGGAAGAGCTGACATGTTCCATTTGCTACAGCATATTTGAAGATCCACGTGTTCTGCCCTGTTCCCACACGTTCTGTAGGAATTGTCTGGAAGGTGTTATTCAGCTGTCAAGCAACTTTTCCATCTGGAGACCCCTGAGAGTTCCTCTGAAGTGCCCCAACTGCAGGAGTATTGTTGaaatccctgctgctggcaccgAAGCCTTGCCAATCAACTTTGCATTGAAAGCTATTATTGAAAAGTACCAGCAGGAAGATCACTTGGATGTCACCACCTGCAGTGAGCACTACAGGCAGCCCCTGAACGTGTACTGCCTGCTGGACCGAAAGCTGGTGTGTGGCCACTGCCTCACCATAGGCAAGCACAACGGCCACCCCATAGATGACCTTCACAgtgcctacaggaaagaaaaggaggcttcTGGAAAACTTCTCGAGCAGCTGACTGATAAACACTGGACAGATGTGTGTTTGCTTattgaaaagctgaaagagcAGAAGTTCCAGTGTGAAAGCATCATTCAGGAGGATAAGAAAGCAGTAGTACAGTATTTTAGGAAGCTCAGCGATACCTTGGAGCACAAAAAACAagcactgctggctgccctGGATGAAATTAACACCCACATTTTGGAGGAGTATGAGCCTCTCATtgagaaattgaaaaaaatcaggGGAGAGCAGCTGGAACTGATGTCACTGAACACGTCGATTCAGAAGGAAGAGTCCCCGCTGGTTTTCCTTGAGAAGGTGAATGATCTGCATCAACGTGTGAGAGCTTTGAAGCAGAAGCAACTGCCAGATGTTAAACCTGTGGAGATTCACCCAAGGATTGGGCACCTGTTGAAAGATGTCTGGTCTAAAACTGAAATCAGGCAGATCAACAAGCTCCTCACCCCAAAAATAGAACTGATCCCAAAGAGGAAGTTACACAGCAAAGGCAGCGGGAAGGAAGGAAGACGACCTAAAGAACTTCTCCAGGCTGTAAATCCTTTGGCAGGCCTGCTTCTGTTTGTCCTCCTTGTGGTAACACTGATTTCACTGCACAAAACAGCCTCATCAGTTGCAATCAAAGCTATTCCTGCTTATATTTCAGAATTCTTGCTCTTTATTTATCGAGATTTCTGCTTCAATTTTCAGAATGTAGAGGATGTGCTGATGGAGTTTTTAGCGAGGATTACTTCTCTTTGTCTGTTTCAACAATTCAATTAA